The sequence CAAATCCGGCCACGGCTTCGCGGATTACCTGCTGTACGTCGACGGCAAGGCCGCCGGCGTCATCGAGGCGAAGAAAGCGGGGGTCACCCCAGGGCAATCGCATGAACGCTACGTCCATCCAAGCAACTGAGCCCGATAATGGTCACTGGAGGCGGCCAGGAGCCGTCTTGCCTTGATACCCCCGCGGCGTTTGGTGGAGTCGAGGCGAAAGAGATTGAGCACCATCTGTTTGAGCAGCGCCAGGTTATGAGCCGCATGTCGGGTTCGAAGGCGCATCTGATCATCGTTGAATACGACATCCATACACCAGTGAAGCGGGTTCTCCACCGCCCAATGCTGGCGCACCGCCGAGGCCAGCCGTTCGGCATCGGCCGGCAGGCTGCTGATGTAGAAACGCCGTTCCCGGGTGGTTTTGCCGGCGACGGTGCGTTCGGACTCGACCACGGCAAAGCAGGCCAGATCCGGCCAGCGCTGGGGCCGGTCCAGGCTGTCGAGCTGGTCGAACACATAGCAGCGGCGCACTTCCAGGCGACCATGCGCCTTGTCGACCGTCTCGCATTGCTGATGCGGGGTTTTGTCCGGCGCGTCCTGGAAGGCCTGGAAGAAATCCCGGATCGATTCGGCCAGACCTTTCTGGTTGTCCTTGACCGCCAGCACATAGTCGGCCCCCCGGTCACGGATGGCCTTGGCAATCTTGGGATCGGTCCCCATGGCATCGAGGGTCACCACGCATCCTTTCAAGGCCAGGGTCTCCAGCAGGGCGGGAATGGCCGTCTTCTCGTTGGATTTGTCGGCCACCGCCTCTTGACCGACCACCAACCGGTACTGAGCCGCAAAGGCACTGACCAGATGCAGGGGATCCTGCCCCTTGGACCGGCTACGCCGACTGGTCTTGCCGTCGATGGCGATCACCTGACCTTCCAATGCCGGAACCACGCTCACCGCCCAGCGCTGGAAGGCCGATCCGAACGCTTCCGGATCGATCATCGCCAAAATCCTCCCTAGGGTGTCGTGGGACGGAATCCCATGCGGCAAGGGCACGTATCGACGCAGCCAATCCAGCTTCTCTTTGCCCCAAAGTTCAATCTCCACCAACGTATCGGCACCGCAGATCACCGCGCACACCACAACCACCAGCACTTCCACCAGATCGTAGGTTACCTTCGATGATTGTCGCGGGTCCGGAATCGATACGAACACCCCGCTCAGCGCCAGGGGCTTTTCCAACATTTGTGCCTCCCACAAAAAGCATGCTCCTCAGAGAAGAAGTCTCTAATCTGCAAGTAATCTGCTGCAAGTCATCGAATCTTAAACCATCATCTTCGTGGGGTATATTCATGCGATTGCCCTGCGGCGTTGGCGCAGTTTCGGGAACTGGAGGACGAATTGCGTTAGGATTCAGACGAGATGGACATTCAGCCAATTCCCGGTTTCACCCATCCGGTCAGCTCCCTCACCCATCTGATCGGCGCCGGGGTTTTCGCCCTGCTGGCGGTTCCCTTGTGGCGCCGTTGCGGCGGCTGCCGGCTGTGCCGCAGCACCACGGCAGTGTTTTCCTTCACCGTGGTGCTGCTGCTGTCCATGAGCGGCGTCTATCACCTGCTCGCCACCAAAGGGGCGGCCCACGAGGTGTTCCTGCGCCTCGATCACGCCGCCATCTTCGCCCTCATCGCCGGCAGCTTCACCCCGCTGCAACCGCTGTTCTTCCGCAGCGGCTGGGGGCGCTGGGGCGTGCTGGTGCTGGTGTGGACGCTGGCCATTGCCGGCATCGTGCTGAAGGTGACCTTTTTCAACGCCATCCCCGAAGCCCTGGGGCTGAGCCTGTATCTGGGGCTGGGCTGGCTGGGACTGGGATCGGGCATCGCGTTAGGGCGGCGTCACGGCTTCCGCTTCATCGCGCCGCTGGTGTGGGGCGGGCTGGCCTACACCCTCGGTGCCGTCGCCGACTTCGCCCGCTGGCCGGTGCTGGTTCCGGGCGTGGTCGGCCCCCACGAGGTCATGCACCTGGGGGTTCTGGGAGGAATCGGCTGTTTCTGGTGGTTCTTCTACAGCCGACTGCCGCAGCGTCAGCCGGAGCGGAAGCCGTTGGTGATCGGATAGCGCCGCTCACGGCCGAAGGCCCGCGGTGTGATCCGCACCCCGGGAGGGGCCTGGCGGCGCTTGTACTCGTTGCGTTCCACCAGGCTGACCACCCGCCGCACCACCGCTTCGTCGAAGCCGGCGGCGACGATTTCCTCCACCGACAGATCCTGCTCCACGTACATCTCGAGAATCGGATCGAGCACCGCATACGGCGGCAGGCTGTCCTCGTCCTTCTGATCCGGGGCCAGCTCCGCCGAAGGCGGCCGCACCAGCACCCGTCCGGGGATGATCTCCCCTTCGGCGTTGAGGTGCTCGGCCAGGGCGTAGACCTTGAGTTTCATCACGTCCTTGATCGGCGCATAGCCGCCGGCCATGTCGCCGTAGAGGGTGGCATAACCCACGCTCATCTCGCTCTTGTTGCCGGTGGACAGCACCAGACGGCCGAACTTGTTGGAGATCGCCATCAGGGTGACGCCGCGGCAGCGGGCCTGGATGTTCTCCTCGGTCACGTCCCAGGGTCTGCCGGCGAATTCCTGTTCGAGCATTTGCAAAAACGCCTGGAAAGCCGGCTCGATGGGGATGACCCGATAGTTCACCCCCAGGTTGGCAGCCAGGGCCTTGGCATCGGCCAGGCTGATTTCCGAGGTGAAGCGCGAGGGCATCATCACCGCCTCGACGTTCTCCGCCCCCAGGGCTTCGACCGCCAGGCACAGCACCACCGACGAATCGATGCCGCCGGACAGGCCCAGCACCGCGCCGTTGAAACCGTTCTTGCGGGTGTAATCGCGAATCGCCAGGACGATGGCCCGGCGGATGCTGGGAATTTCCTCGGCCACCGGCGTCACCAGGCCACCCTCCGGCACGACCCGTTCCCCCTCCCAGCGGAACTCGGCCACCTCCAGCGCCTCCTCGAACTCCGGCAGCCGCCGCACCACCCGGCCCTCCCGGTCCATCACGAAGGAGGCGCCGTCGAACACCAGTTCATCCTGGCCGCCGATCTGGTTCACATACACCACCGGCACCCCGGTGGCGGCGATGCGGGCGTGGACCGCGGCTTCGCGCTCGGCGATCTTGCGAACGTGAAAGGGAGAGGCGTTGAGGTTGACGATGAGGCGGGAACCGGCGCGAACACTGGCCTCCACAGGGCCGGGATGCCAGATGTCCTCGCAGATCGACAGCCCCACCGGCACACCCCGGATGAGACACAGGCCCGGTTCCTGGCCCGGATGGAAATAGCGTTTTTCGTCGAAGACGCCGTAGTTGGGCAGGCAATGCTTACGGTAAATCAGCCGGATCTCGCCGTCGCGCAGGACTGCGGCGCTGTTGTACAGTCGCCCGTCGTGCCGTTCGGGAAAACCGACGATCAGATCGATCCCGCCCACCTGACGGCGGATGCGCTCGAGGCCATCGCGGCAGGCGCGGATGAAATCCGCACGTAACAGCAGATCCTCGGGCGGATAGCCGGACACCGCCAGTTCGGTGAACACCGCCACATCGGCCTGCAGCGCGTCGCGGGCCCGTTCCGCGGCGGCGATGATTTTGGCGACGTTGCCGTCGATGTCCCCCACCAGATAGTTGAGCTGGGCCAGCGCCACACGCAGCCGGGTCATGACAGCGCCTCCTTCATGCGCCGGCCCATGTCCGTGGGAAGATCCACCACGGCCACCCCGGCCCGGTGCAGGGCCGCCACCTTGGCTTCGGCAGTGCCGCGCCCGCCGCTGACGATGGCGCCGGCGTGGCCCATGCGCCGGCCTGGGGGCGCGGTGCGGCCGGCGATGTAGGCCACCACCGGCTTGGTGACGTGATGTTGGATGTATTCAGCCGCCATTTCCTCCTCCTCGCCGCCGATCTCTCCCACCAGGATGATGCCGCGGGTTTCCGGGTCGGCTTCGAACAGGGCCAGGGCGTCGATGAAGGTCATGCCGTGGATGGGATCGCCGCCGATGCCGATGCAGGTGCTCTGGCCCAATCCCTCGCGGGTGGTCTGCCACACCGCCTCGTAAGTCAGGGTGCCGGAGCGGGAGACGATGCCGACACAGCCGCGGCGGTGGATGAAACCGGGCATGATGCCGATCTTGCATTCGTCCGGGGTGATGATGCCGGGACAGTTGGGGCCGATGAGGATGCAGTCGTAGTCCTTCAGCGCCGCCTTGACCCTGAGCATGTGCAGGGTGGGAATGCCCTCGGTGATGCACACCACCAGGCGCAGGCCGCAATCGGCCGCTTCCAGGATGGCGTCGGCGGCGAACGGAGGCGGGACGTAGATGACGCTGGCCTCGGCGCCGGTTTCCCGCACAGCCTCGCGCACGGTGTCGAACACCGGCAGCCCCAGATGAGTCTGACCGCCGCGCCCCGGCGTCACCCCGCCGACCAGGCGGGTGCCGTATTCCAACGCCTGCCGGCTGTGGAAGGTGGCCTGTTTGCCGGTAAACCCCTGACAGATGACCTGGGTGTTGCGATCGACCAGCACGCTCATGACAGTTCTCCTTTGGCCGCGGCGACCGCTTTCCGGGCCGCCTCCAGCAGATCGGCGGCGGGGACGATGTCCAGATGCGCCGCCTGCAGCAGACGGCGGCCGGTGTCGGCGTTGGTGCCCTCCAGGCGCACCACCACCGGCACGCTGACGTGCACCTCGCGGACCGCGTCGATCACGCCCTCGGCGATCAGATCGCAGCGCACGATGCCGCCGAAGATGTTGACCAGAATGGCCTTGACCTTGGCATCGGAGAGGATGATCTTGAAGGCCCCGGCGACCCGCTCGGCGGTCACCCCGCCGCCCACGTCGAGGAAGTTGGCCGGCTCGCCGCCGCACTGCTTGACCAGGTCCAGGGTCGCCATCGCCAGTCCGGCGCCGTTGACCATGCAGCCGATGTCACCGTCGAGGGCCACGTAGCTTAGGCCGTGTTCGCGGGCGCGGCGTTCCTTCTCGTCTTCCTGGGCGGGATCGCGCAGGATTTCGATGTCGGGATGGGCGTAAAGGGCGTTGTCGTCGAAGTTGAGCTTGGCGTCGAGGGCCACCAGATCGCCGTCCGCCGTCACCGCCAGCGGATTGAGCTCGATCTGGCTGGCGTCCTTGTCCCGGAACAGTCGCTGCAGACCGTCAATTATCTGGACGAAGCGGCGGGCCTGGGCGGCGTCGAGCCCCATGGCGAAGGCCATCTCCCGGCCCTGGTAGGGCTGAAAGCCGGCGGCCGGATGGATGTGGAAACGCTGAATCGCCTCCGGCTGCTGGCGCGCGACCTCCTCGATGTCCATGCCACCTGAGGCCGAGCCGACCACACCGATGCGCTCGGCGCTGCGGTCGATCGTCAAGCTGAGATACAGCTCGCGCGCGATGTCGGTGGCCCGCTCCACCAGCACCCGATGGACCGGCAGACCGCGGGCGTCGGTCTGGGCGGTCACCAGACGCTTGCCGAGCAGCCGGGCGGCGGCTTCGGCCACTTCCTCGGGTGTGCGGGCCAGAACCACGCCACCGGCCTTGCCACGGGCGCCGGCATGAATCTGAGCCTTGACCAGCCAGGGGCCGGGAGACAGCGATTCGGCCGCCCGCCGCGCCGCCGCCGCAGTTTCGGCCACCTCCCCCGCCGGTACCGGAATGCCGTATTCGGCCAACAGAGACTTGGCCTGATATTCGTGGATGTTCATGGCAAGCCGCCTATAATTTGTAAAGCGTCATCATTCTATGCCAACACCCGGATCGAGGCGAGTCCATGACCGACAGCGCCGCCTATCTGCAACCCTGCCCGTACTCGGCCTACCGGATCGAAACCGCGCCGGCCCGGCGGCTGTTGCGCGTGTTCGCCCTGTATCAGCTGACGGCGGCTTCCCTGCTGTGCATCCTGTTTTTCACCCATCGCGGCCCTACCCAGCTGGGCGCTCATGCCCCGGATCTGTTTGGAGCCTTGGCCGCCGTCTATGCCGCCGCCACCTGGTTCAGCCTGCCGCTGTTGTGGCTGAACCGTCCCGGTTACCGCTGGCAGGCCGCCGGACGCCTGGGACTGGACCTGGTCGTGCTCCCCGGCATCATCTATGCCTGCGGCGGCCTGGGAAGCGGCTTCGGCATCCTGCTGGCGGTGTCGGTGGCCGCATCAGGGCTGCTGATCGGCGGCCGCTGCGCCCTGGGTTATGCTGCCCTGGCCGCCCTGGCGGTGCTTGGAGTGGAAGGCTACGCCGACTGGCGCGGCGGCTTCGAGGCGAGCCACTACACCTATGCCGCCATGCTCGGCATCGCCTATTTCGCCATCGCCGGACTGGCCGTCGCCCTCGCCCAGCGGGCCGAAGAGAGCACCGCCCTGGCCGAACGCCGCCAGGTGGACCTGGCCAATCTCCAGCGCCTCAACGCCTCCATCGTCCAACACCTGCAAGCGGGGATTCTGGTTCTGGACGACCAGCGCCGCCTCCGCCTCACCAATCAGGCCGCCCTAGCACTGCTGGGACTGGCGCAGCCACCTGGCGACGCCAGCGGGTTGCCTGGACTGCTCAGCGCCAGCCTGCGGGAATGGCAGGCCCGGGGCGATCCGGAGCACCAGGCTGTGTTGACGACCGATCACGGCCCGCTGCATCTGAGCGCCAGCCGCCTGTCCCTGGAGGGGGAGACCCTGACCCTGGTCTTGCTGGAGGACGACCGCCTGCACCAGAAGCGGGTCCAGGAAAGCAAGCTCACTTCCCTGGGCCGCCTCACCGCCGGCATCGCCCATGAGATTCGCAATCCCCTGGGCGCCATCGGCCATGCCGCCCAGCTCCTGGAGGAAAGCCCCCATCTGGATCCCCAGGACCTGCGGCTGGTGGCGATCATCCGCAAGCACGTCCGCCGGGTGGACGAAACCATCGACAATGTCCTGCAGCTCTCTCGGCGCAGCGCGGCCAAACGCCAGCGCCTGGAACTTCGCGCCTGGCTGCAGCGCTTCCGCACCGACTTCGAGGAGGAAACCCGCAGCCAATCCGTCGACCTGGAGCTGCCCGATGAGGAAATTTCCGCCCTGATCGATCCCGGCCAGCTCAAACAGATTCTGAGCAACCTGTGCAGCAACGCGCTCAAATACGGAGGCGGCGCGGTCCGGATACGCCTGATCCAGGAAGACCGGCATCCCTGCATCGAGGTGATCGACCAGGGCCCCGGCATCGCCACCGAACACTTGTCCCAGATTTTCGAACCCTTTTTCACCACCTCCGGCAGCGGCACCGGGCTGGGCCTCTACATCGCCCGGGAACTGGCCCAGCTCAACCAGGCCCGGCTGGAATACGACAACGGCCCCCGGGGCAGCCGCTTCCGCATTCTTCTCACGCCCATTAACGAGGTCATCCTGGCGCCATGAATCAAGCCACCGCCCTTGTCGTCGACGACGAACCGGACATCCTCGAACTGCTGGAACTGACGCTCGCGCGCATGAACGTCCAGGCCCGCTGCGCCGCCACCCTGGAAGAGGCCAAGACCTGGCTCGGCCGGGAACCCTTCCAGCTCTGTCTCACCGACATGCGCCTGCCGGACGGCGACGGCATCGACCTGGTCGCCTACATCCAGGAACGCTTCCCCAACCTCCCGGTGGCGGTCATCACCGCCCACGGCAACATGGAGGCGGCGGTGCGGGCACTGAAATGCGGGGCCTTCGATTTCGTCTCCAAACCGGTGGACCTGCAGATCCTGCGCAAACTGGTGGGCAGCGCCATCCAGCTGACCGACGCCGAATCCCCCCGGGACCGCCGTTCCCGCGATGTCCTCCTGGGGGATTCGGCGCCGATGCGCGACATCCGCGGCAAGATCGTCAGGCTGGCGCGCACCCAGGCGCCGGTGTTCATTCACGGCGAATCCGGTACCGGCAAGGAGCTGGTGGCCCGCTTGATCCACGCCAAGAGCCCGCGGGCCGGCAAGCCCTTCGTCGCCGTCAACTGCGGCGCCATTCCGGCGGAACTAATGGAAAGCGAATTCTTCGGCCACAAGAAGGGGAGCTTTTCCGGCGCGGTCGCCGACCATCCCGGCCTGTTCCAGGCCGCCGACGGCGGTACCCTGTTTCTCGACGAGGTTGCCGACCTGCCTCTGCACCTGCAAGTCAAGCTACTGCGGGCGATCCAGGAAAAGCGCGTCCGCCCGGTCGGCGGCCATGAGGAAATCCCCGTGGACGTACGCATCCTCTCGGCCACCCACAAAGATCTGAAAGCCCTGGTGGACGAGGGCCGCTTCCGCCAGGATCTGTATTACCGCATCAACGTCATCGAACTGACCGTCCCCCCCCTGCGTCAGCGCCGCGAGGACATTCCCCTGATGGCCGACCGCATCCTCAACCGTATCGCTCGCGATAACGGCCTGCCCCCCCTTAAGCTTACCGAACGCGCCTTCAAGACGCTGTGCCGTTACGACTTCCCGGGCAACGTCCGCGAACTGGAAAATATCCTGGAACGGGCCGCCGCTCTGTGCGAGGGGGAAGTCCTCGACGCCGACGATCTGCATCTTCCGAGCGCCTCGGCGCCTGTCTCCACCATCCCCTCAGAGGCGGGCACGCCCCTGCCCGAGGGTCCCTTCTCGCTGGAGGATTATCTGGGGGAAATCGAGCGCCGCGCCATCCTCGACGCCCTGGCGCAGACCCGCTGGAACCGCTCCAAGGCCGCCCGTCGCCTGGGGATGACCCTGCGGCAACTCAAATACCGGTTGCAGAAATGGGGGCTCGACGGCGGGGAGGACTGACAAGACCCAAACGGTCGATGTGTGACGGGCTTCACGGAAGATCCGGATCGCAGCGGCTACCCTTCCTTGGGAACCCAATCAGAAAAGGAGGAATGCAATGCGTCGAATCATCCCGTCCGTTATGCTCTCGGCCGCGCTGCTGCTCGCCAGCCCCTTCGCCTTGGCGGTCAACGTCAACAAGGCCGACGCCGCCGCCATCGCCGAGGAACTCAAGGGGGTCGGCAAGACCAAAGCGGAGGCGATCGTCAAGGAGCGGCAGAAGAACGGGCCGTTCAAGGACGGCAGGGATCTCGCGGCCCGGGTCAAGGGGATCGGACCTGCGACCGTTAAGAAGAACAAGGACAGGCTGCAGTTCTGAGGCTCGGAAGCGAAGGTGGGGGCATCCCCTCACCTTCCCGCCCTCAACGGTCCTCGCCCTCCACCGGCTGCGCGGCGATCCGGCGCGAATAGTCATCGATCCGGCTCTTGAGTTTCTGACCGGCCTTGAAGGTCACCACCCGCCGGGCGCTGACGGGAATTTCCTCCCCCGTCTTGGGATTGCGTCCGGGGCGTTCGTTCTTATCCCGCAGATCGAAGTTGCCGAATCCGGACAGCTTCACCGGTGTCCCCGCCTCCAGCGTCCGCTTGATCTCCTCGAAGAACAGGTCCACCAGCGCCTTGGCTTCCTTGCGGTGCAACCCGATGTCCTCGAACAGTTTCTCGACGATGTCGGCCTTGGTCAGGGTCATGGGGTCAACTCCTCAGTTTGGCGGCGAAACGCTGTCGCAGGGTCTCGACCACCCGGGTCACGGTGCGGTCGACCTCTTCGTCGGTCAGGGTGCATTCCGGATGCTGCAGCACCAGACCGAGGGCGAGACTCTTTTCCCCGGCTTCGAGGCCGGCGCCGCGATAGACATCGAACAGCACCACATCGACCAGCCATTCTCCGGCTGCCTCCCGCACCGCCGCCACCACCGCGCCCGCCGGCACGTCCTCCCCGACGACGACGGCGAGATCCCGGCGCACCGAGGGGAAGCGGGAAAGCGGCCGCAAGGCGGGCACCTTCCTCTCCTCCAGCACCGCCTGGGCCATTTCGAACAGAAACACGTTCGTCTCGATGCCCAGCGTCTCTGCAATCTGCGGATGCAGCATCCCCAACCAGCCGCCCACCTGGCCCGTGGCGGTTTCGATTAGCGCCGCACTTTGGCCGGGATGCAGGGCGGGATGCCGGCGGGCCTCGAAAGCGAAATCCCGCCGCCCGGTGGCCGCCAGCAGGGCCTCCACATCCCCCTTGAGGTCGTAGAAGTCCAGCGGCCGCGTCTTCGCCCCCCACTGCTCCGGCCACACCGGGCCGCAGGCGATTCCCGCCAGCATCTTTTCCTGGCGGATTGTTTCCCCCTCGCGACAGAAGCGCAGACCAGCCTCGAATAGGCGCACCCGGTTCTGCTGGCGGTTGAGGTTGTGACGCAGCGCCTGCAACAAGCCCGTCCACAGGGTGGTACGCATCACCGCCATGTCGGCGGACAAGGGATTGGCCAGAACCACCGGCGCCAGATCCGGGGCCAGCGTTTCCTGCAGGGTGCGATCGACGAAACTGTAGGTGATGGCCTCCCGGTAATCCCGGTCCCCCAGCAGGGCCCGCACCCGTGCGAGCGGCAGCCGCCCTTCGGGAACCGGGCGCAGGGTCATGGGCAGGCGGGGCGCGCGCACCGGCAGGTTCTGGTAACCGGCGATCCGGGCCAGCTCCTCGATCAGATCCGCCTCGATGTTGATGTCGAAGCGACAGCTGGGCGCCGTCACCTGCCATTCATCCTCCGCCACCGACGCGATCTCCATCCCTAGGCGCTGCAGGATCTCCTGCACTTCGGCGGCCTCAAAGTCCCTCCCCAGGAGGCGGGAGATCCGCCGCCGGCGCAGCCGGATCGGAGTCCTCTGCGGCAGATGCTCGGTGGCGAGCGTTTCCACCACCGGCCCCGGCTTGCCGCCGGCGATCTCCATGATCAGCCGAGTGGCGTATTCGATCGCCCGCGGTTGCAGCTGCGGGTCGACCCCCCGTTCGAAACGGTGGGAGGAATCGGTGTGCAGGCCGTGGCGGCGGGCCTTGCCCATGATCGCCTCGGGGGCGAAGAAGGCGCATTCCAGGAAAATGTCGGCACTGCCATCGCTCACGGCCGAATCGCGCCCGCCCATGATACCCGCCAGCGCCAGCGGATACCGGGCGTCGGCGATCACCAGTTCGTCGCCCGTCAGGGTGATTTCCTGATCGTTGAGCAGCGCCAGTTTTTCCCCGGCCCTGGCCTGCCGCACCCGAATGCCGTCCTCGATCCTGGCGGCGTCGAAGGCATGCAGAGGCTGGCCCAGTTCCAGCAGCACGTAGTTGGTGATGTCCACCACCGCCCCCAGGCTGCGCAACCCGCTGCGGCGCAGACGCTCCTGCATCCACATCGGTGTCGGCGCCTGCGGATCGATGCCTTCGATCAGACGGCCCAGGTAACGGGGGCAGGCAGCCTGGACTTCCGCCGCCACCTCGACCGGCAGCACATCCTGGTGCTGCGCCGGCACCGGCTCGACCGCCCGCGGCCGCCAGTCGATGCGGTTGAGCACCGCCACCTCCCGGGAGATGCCCTCGACGCTGAGACAGTCGGCGCGGTTGGGGGTGAGATCCACCTCGATGACCTGGTCGTCGAGCTGCAGCCAGTCCCGCAGGTCTTCGCCCACCGGGGCGTCGGCCGGCAGCGCCCACAAGCCTTCTGCGGCTTCGGCCAACCCCAGCTCCTTGGCCGAACACAGCATGCCGAAGGACTCGACCCCGCGCAGTTTCGATTTGCGGATCTTGAAGCCGCCCGGCAGCACCGCGCCGATGGTCGCCAGCGGCGCCTTCATGCCGGTGCGGACGTTGGGGGCGCCGCAGACGATCTGCAAGGGTTCGCCCCGCCCGATGGAAACCCGGCAGACCTTGAGCCTGTCGGCATCGGGATGTGGCGCGACGGCGACCACCTCGGCGATCACCACGCCGGAGAACGGGGGCGCGGCCGGCTCCACGGCATCCACTTCCAGCCCTGCCATGGTCAGCTGTTCGACCAGGCGTGCGGTATCGACCGGCGGATTGACGTGCTCTCGGAGCCAGGCTTCGCTAAAGCGCATAAAAGGTTGGTCTCAGTGGAATTGTTCGAGGAAACGCAGATCGTTTTCGAAGAACAGGCGCAGGTCGCCGATGCCGTAACGCAGCATCGCCAGGCGCTCGACCCCCAAGCCGAAGGCGAAACCGCTGTAGCGTTCGGTGTCGATGCCGACGGCTGCGAACACCTTGGGATGGATCATGCCGCAGCCCATGACCTCGAGCCAGCCGCTCTGGCCGCAGACCCGGCAGCCTGCGCCGCCGCAGAGGACGCAGCTGATGTCCACTTCGGCGGAGGGCTCGGTGAAAGGGAAATAGGAAGGGCGGAAACGGACCTGGACATCCTGCTCGAAGAACACCCGCAGGAACTGGTCAAGGGTGCCGCGCAGGTCGGCGAAGCTGACGTCCTCGTCCACCAGAAAACCTTCCACCTGGTGGAACATGGGAGTGTGGGTAAGATCGGAATCGCAGCGGTAGACCCGCCCCGGAGCGATGACCCGGAAAGGCGGCCGGCCCGCTTCCATCACCCGGATCTGCACCGGCGAGGTGTGGGTGCGCAGCAGGGTGTGGGCGTCAATGTAGAAGGTGTCGTGCATCGCCCGCGCCGGGTGATGGGGCGGGATGTTGAGGGCCTCGAAGTTGTGGTAGTCGTCCTCGATTTCCGGCCCCTCGGCGACATCGAACCCGGCGCCGGCGAAGATGCGCTCGATCCGCTCCAGGGTTGCGGTCACCGGATGCAGTCCGCCCAGCCCCGGACCCCGCCCCGGCAGGGTGACGTCGAGGGCCTCGCGGGCCAACCGGGCCTCCAGCTCGGCCCGCTGCAGCGCCTGACGGCGTTGCTCCAGCGCCTGCTGGAACCGCTCCCGGGCGGCATTGATGACCCTGCCGGCCGCCGGCCGTTCCTCCGGCGGCAACCGGCCCAGATTCTTCATCTGCTGGGTGAACAGGCCCTTCTTGCCCAGATAGCGGACCCGCACCTGCTCCAGCTGGGACAGGTCTGCGGCCTGCTGCACGGCCGCCAGGGATTCGTCAAGCAGGGATTGCAGCGCCTCGCTCACTGCGCCTCAGGCCTGCGCGGCGGCGACTTTTGCCAGCTCGGCGAAGGCCTCCTTGTCGTTGACCGCCATGTCGGCCAGCACCTTGCGGTCGATGGCGATGTCGGCCTTGTGGAGCCCATTCATGAAGCGGCTGTAGGACAGGCCGTGCTCGCGGGCCGCGGCGTTGATGCGGGTGATCCACAGGGACCGGAACTGGCGCTTGCGCTGCTTGCGGTCGCGATAGGCGTACTGACCGGCCTTGATGACCGCCTGCTTGGCGACCCGGAACACCCGGCTGCGGGCGCCGTAGTAACCTTTGGCCTGTGTGAGGATCTTCTTGTGACGACGACGGGCGATAACTCCGCGCTTGACTCGTGGCATGGCTTCAATCCGCTCCTACGGTTCGGGATGGAGGACTTC comes from Methylomarinovum caldicuralii and encodes:
- a CDS encoding integration host factor subunit alpha, with translation MTLTKADIVEKLFEDIGLHRKEAKALVDLFFEEIKRTLEAGTPVKLSGFGNFDLRDKNERPGRNPKTGEEIPVSARRVVTFKAGQKLKSRIDDYSRRIAAQPVEGEDR
- a CDS encoding ComEA family DNA-binding protein encodes the protein MRRIIPSVMLSAALLLASPFALAVNVNKADAAAIAEELKGVGKTKAEAIVKERQKNGPFKDGRDLAARVKGIGPATVKKNKDRLQF
- a CDS encoding sigma-54-dependent transcriptional regulator — protein: MNQATALVVDDEPDILELLELTLARMNVQARCAATLEEAKTWLGREPFQLCLTDMRLPDGDGIDLVAYIQERFPNLPVAVITAHGNMEAAVRALKCGAFDFVSKPVDLQILRKLVGSAIQLTDAESPRDRRSRDVLLGDSAPMRDIRGKIVRLARTQAPVFIHGESGTGKELVARLIHAKSPRAGKPFVAVNCGAIPAELMESEFFGHKKGSFSGAVADHPGLFQAADGGTLFLDEVADLPLHLQVKLLRAIQEKRVRPVGGHEEIPVDVRILSATHKDLKALVDEGRFRQDLYYRINVIELTVPPLRQRREDIPLMADRILNRIARDNGLPPLKLTERAFKTLCRYDFPGNVRELENILERAAALCEGEVLDADDLHLPSASAPVSTIPSEAGTPLPEGPFSLEDYLGEIERRAILDALAQTRWNRSKAARRLGMTLRQLKYRLQKWGLDGGED
- the rplT gene encoding 50S ribosomal protein L20 gives rise to the protein MPRVKRGVIARRRHKKILTQAKGYYGARSRVFRVAKQAVIKAGQYAYRDRKQRKRQFRSLWITRINAAAREHGLSYSRFMNGLHKADIAIDRKVLADMAVNDKEAFAELAKVAAAQA
- the pheT gene encoding phenylalanine--tRNA ligase subunit beta, whose product is MRFSEAWLREHVNPPVDTARLVEQLTMAGLEVDAVEPAAPPFSGVVIAEVVAVAPHPDADRLKVCRVSIGRGEPLQIVCGAPNVRTGMKAPLATIGAVLPGGFKIRKSKLRGVESFGMLCSAKELGLAEAAEGLWALPADAPVGEDLRDWLQLDDQVIEVDLTPNRADCLSVEGISREVAVLNRIDWRPRAVEPVPAQHQDVLPVEVAAEVQAACPRYLGRLIEGIDPQAPTPMWMQERLRRSGLRSLGAVVDITNYVLLELGQPLHAFDAARIEDGIRVRQARAGEKLALLNDQEITLTGDELVIADARYPLALAGIMGGRDSAVSDGSADIFLECAFFAPEAIMGKARRHGLHTDSSHRFERGVDPQLQPRAIEYATRLIMEIAGGKPGPVVETLATEHLPQRTPIRLRRRRISRLLGRDFEAAEVQEILQRLGMEIASVAEDEWQVTAPSCRFDINIEADLIEELARIAGYQNLPVRAPRLPMTLRPVPEGRLPLARVRALLGDRDYREAITYSFVDRTLQETLAPDLAPVVLANPLSADMAVMRTTLWTGLLQALRHNLNRQQNRVRLFEAGLRFCREGETIRQEKMLAGIACGPVWPEQWGAKTRPLDFYDLKGDVEALLAATGRRDFAFEARRHPALHPGQSAALIETATGQVGGWLGMLHPQIAETLGIETNVFLFEMAQAVLEERKVPALRPLSRFPSVRRDLAVVVGEDVPAGAVVAAVREAAGEWLVDVVLFDVYRGAGLEAGEKSLALGLVLQHPECTLTDEEVDRTVTRVVETLRQRFAAKLRS
- the pheS gene encoding phenylalanine--tRNA ligase subunit alpha; translated protein: MQSLLDESLAAVQQAADLSQLEQVRVRYLGKKGLFTQQMKNLGRLPPEERPAAGRVINAARERFQQALEQRRQALQRAELEARLAREALDVTLPGRGPGLGGLHPVTATLERIERIFAGAGFDVAEGPEIEDDYHNFEALNIPPHHPARAMHDTFYIDAHTLLRTHTSPVQIRVMEAGRPPFRVIAPGRVYRCDSDLTHTPMFHQVEGFLVDEDVSFADLRGTLDQFLRVFFEQDVQVRFRPSYFPFTEPSAEVDISCVLCGGAGCRVCGQSGWLEVMGCGMIHPKVFAAVGIDTERYSGFAFGLGVERLAMLRYGIGDLRLFFENDLRFLEQFH